A part of Melittangium boletus DSM 14713 genomic DNA contains:
- a CDS encoding NUDIX hydrolase, which yields MSDEQAWRGDWKVRLYERVRELGYDSLTAFAEARPTASLVALAEELGADDIAGVQVFSGLVAEAERSHRVTRLVRGQLVRELSQRLPNGWPAVLDESNRFDVAHALARWSTYTPETHEKRVDQVGDALLATPPPPGWRPLGPDDELLLMLLPDEET from the coding sequence ATGAGCGACGAACAGGCGTGGCGGGGCGACTGGAAGGTTCGCTTGTATGAGCGGGTTCGCGAGCTTGGATATGATTCGCTCACCGCCTTCGCCGAAGCACGCCCCACGGCCTCGCTTGTAGCGCTAGCCGAGGAACTTGGGGCGGACGACATCGCAGGGGTGCAAGTATTCAGCGGGTTGGTGGCCGAGGCGGAGCGGAGCCATCGGGTGACGCGCTTGGTGCGCGGACAGTTAGTGCGTGAGTTGTCCCAGCGTCTCCCGAACGGTTGGCCTGCCGTTCTGGATGAATCAAACCGTTTCGATGTCGCCCATGCACTCGCTCGTTGGAGCACTTACACCCCCGAAACGCATGAGAAGCGCGTCGATCAGGTTGGTGATGCGCTCCTTGCCACGCCACCACCGCCTGGCTGGCGTCCGCTCGGTCCCGACGATGAACTGCTCCTCATGCTTCTGCCCGACGAAGAGACCTGA
- a CDS encoding DUF2380 domain-containing protein produces MPTTSHMRLFARRRMIERGGNVLPLTLAFAVLLTGCATSSPRGGLLSGHGQGQGDQRASSPFVLAEATGGSGGFVAESPVVGSTVDAMEPGRRSATEAHQAALGVIDEVSGSLGRIALSLSRLKASQMGIGGQIDGFFSPYVAYGVQQRQWLDAALGGAAQLAHTASQVDDPDMQLALLRLSGPRLEAALSGTLLLSAWLDFLHFTDVVLQHCPFYSVERLLMDLEGVHKRLEPSMKALASLEPGRVESTASALPVLMGELSRDYTSTRDAVRVSTERVGQLILAAQLVEMLTQVSMMKLSLPRLPPAAPVTLGVGLVMGSNGVMMGSQLVVSAEWVEMMRRLVRAGVLSAPVVGAAVRIHAGQVMMSQRHDELPQGVRDALGDGPEVRAMHPTGRAGAGMAEAPKHHVLPREHRGWFEQRGFTGDMSIDQFCVRMEQAGHEAIHGGGNWRLGRTWPGEWNQMIMKVLQKAENRAGRMLNPSEVLKVVAEYMKEYKIPLTFTHWRGP; encoded by the coding sequence ATGCCGACGACCAGCCACATGCGCTTGTTCGCGAGACGGCGAATGATCGAGCGCGGCGGGAATGTGCTTCCGCTCACCCTGGCCTTCGCCGTCCTGCTGACGGGGTGCGCGACGAGTTCTCCGCGCGGCGGCCTGTTGAGCGGTCATGGCCAGGGTCAGGGGGATCAGCGAGCTTCTTCCCCATTTGTCCTGGCCGAAGCAACTGGCGGCTCCGGTGGCTTTGTAGCGGAGTCACCCGTTGTCGGAAGCACGGTCGACGCCATGGAGCCCGGGCGCCGGAGTGCCACGGAGGCCCATCAAGCTGCTCTTGGCGTCATCGACGAGGTGTCCGGCTCCCTCGGCCGTATCGCCCTCTCGCTCTCCAGACTCAAGGCCAGTCAGATGGGCATCGGCGGCCAGATCGATGGCTTCTTCTCCCCCTATGTCGCCTATGGCGTACAACAACGGCAGTGGCTCGACGCCGCGCTCGGGGGCGCGGCCCAGCTGGCCCATACTGCCTCACAGGTGGACGACCCGGATATGCAGCTCGCCCTCCTGCGTCTCTCCGGCCCACGTCTCGAGGCTGCTTTGTCCGGCACTCTGCTGCTCTCCGCCTGGCTCGACTTCCTCCACTTCACGGACGTCGTGCTCCAACACTGTCCCTTCTACAGCGTCGAGCGGTTGCTCATGGACCTGGAGGGGGTGCACAAGCGGCTTGAGCCCTCCATGAAGGCGCTCGCCTCTCTGGAGCCAGGGCGGGTCGAGTCCACGGCGAGCGCGCTTCCCGTCCTCATGGGGGAACTCTCCCGCGACTACACCTCCACCCGAGATGCCGTGCGCGTGTCCACCGAGCGCGTCGGTCAACTCATCCTGGCGGCGCAACTCGTCGAAATGCTCACCCAGGTTTCGATGATGAAGCTGTCACTGCCACGACTGCCGCCAGCGGCCCCCGTCACGCTGGGTGTGGGACTCGTGATGGGCTCCAACGGCGTGATGATGGGCTCGCAGCTCGTTGTCTCCGCCGAGTGGGTGGAGATGATGCGCCGGCTCGTCCGGGCGGGTGTCCTCTCCGCTCCTGTTGTCGGCGCCGCCGTGCGGATACACGCCGGTCAGGTGATGATGTCGCAAAGGCACGACGAGTTGCCGCAGGGGGTACGCGACGCACTGGGTGATGGACCCGAGGTGCGTGCCATGCACCCGACGGGCAGAGCGGGGGCTGGCATGGCCGAGGCCCCGAAACACCACGTCCTGCCGAGAGAGCACCGTGGGTGGTTCGAGCAGCGCGGCTTCACCGGAGACATGAGCATCGACCAGTTCTGCGTCAGAATGGAGCAGGCAGGCCACGAGGCGATCCATGGCGGTGGCAACTGGCGTCTGGGTCGCACATGGCCCGGCGAGTGGAACCAGATGATCATGAAGGTGCTGCAAAAAGCTGAGAACCGGGCTGGCCGGATGTTGAATCCGAGCGAGGTCCTGAAGGTTGTCGCGGAGTATATGAAGGAATACAAAATTCCGTTGACCTTCACTCATTGGAGAGGACCATGA
- a CDS encoding spermidine synthase has protein sequence MTDSRRLRVVHEAPSPFGTVYVVDEGDQRSLRFDSAEGTLQSAFLRSDPLAITTSYVRVAAAGLAFTRRRERMLVVGLGGGAFPLMLHRRLPRVRVDVVELNPVVVDVARRFFGVRPDSRLRIHVDDGARYILRREPPYDLIFLDAFSDQGTPDHLKEALFLDHVRARLTSEGVAVLNIALETPRDVEARIETFARTFPGCAVLRGTPETGNRILVGTRRPLPPEPVFRKRMGQLARELELPALHHSVASFEPVRG, from the coding sequence ATGACTGATTCCAGGCGGCTCCGGGTAGTTCACGAAGCGCCCTCGCCCTTCGGCACCGTGTACGTGGTGGACGAGGGGGATCAACGCTCGCTGCGCTTCGACAGCGCCGAGGGCACGCTCCAGAGCGCCTTCCTCCGGAGCGATCCCCTCGCGATCACCACGAGCTATGTGCGGGTGGCCGCCGCGGGACTCGCCTTCACCCGGCGCCGCGAGCGGATGCTGGTGGTGGGGCTGGGAGGAGGCGCCTTTCCGCTGATGCTGCACCGGAGGCTTCCTCGGGTCCGGGTGGATGTGGTGGAGCTCAATCCCGTGGTGGTGGACGTGGCCCGGCGCTTCTTCGGGGTGCGCCCGGATTCGCGGCTGCGCATCCACGTGGATGACGGGGCGCGTTACATCCTCCGCCGGGAGCCGCCCTATGATCTCATCTTCCTCGATGCCTTCTCGGACCAGGGAACGCCCGATCATCTGAAGGAAGCGCTCTTCCTCGATCACGTCCGCGCCCGGCTGACCTCCGAGGGCGTCGCGGTGCTCAACATCGCCCTGGAGACGCCCCGCGACGTGGAGGCTCGCATCGAGACCTTCGCCCGGACCTTTCCCGGCTGCGCGGTGCTGCGCGGCACGCCGGAGACGGGCAACCGCATCCTCGTGGGCACCCGGCGCCCCCTGCCCCCCGAGCCCGTGTTCCGCAAGCGGATGGGCCAGC